The DNA sequence ATACATCTTcataagacaaaaaaatgttGACCTTTCTGTTCCCCCCACCCCTCACTGCCACCTTCTCTCACCCCCAGTGTTCAGTGCCATGTGGGGTGGGCCAGCGCAGCAGGGAGGTGGTGTGTGTGAGCAACCAgggtgatgaggaggaggatgaggagtgCAACATGAACCTGAAGCCGGACACACTACAGAACTGTGACATGGGAGCCTGTGCAAGCAGCTGGTTCAGCTCCCTCTGGAGTCAACGGGTAatacagaagtgtgtgtgtgtgagaggagaATGGGAcacattggggggggggggggggggtgttactaagagtgtatgtatgtgtgtgatatTCCTCAGTGCTCTGCAGAGTGTGGTCGAGGCAATCGAACCCGGACGACAGTGTGCCTTATAGATCACGTGACTGATCTCCCACTGGAAAGCTGTGAAGGGGAACGCCCACCAGAAGTGACACTGTGTGACTCTGGCCCCTGCCAGAACCGCCTGGAGTGGTACACCGGACCCTGGGGCCAGGTAATTTACATGCACGCATGCACTAGTCCCCACAATGAAAATATCATCTGTTTGAAGTTTCaccttatgtgtgtgtgtggataaagTGTTCTGCAGAGTGTGGGAATGGCACACAGACCCGGAGTGTGGCTTGTATTTTCAACAACAACGGTCACATGAAGGTTGTGGACCAGttaaaatgttccagtctctctcagccaatcacagctcaGCCCTGCAGACTGAAGCCATGTGGTGTCCAGTGGTATATCACAGAGTGGAGTGCAGTAAGTGTCCCAAAGTCTGTCCATCTACTGTGTAACTATTGACCTCTTTTACAGTATTTGACACATTAAAAAATCTACAAAAAATCACTTTGTATTTGAGCCATTTAGTTGTAACATACAAGGGTACTAATGGGATCTAGCCACgccaaatgttgtgttttgtgtgagcCCGGGTTGTCTCTGGGATCTCTAGTGATGGTAATGATGCCAAAGTTTATTTGTGCTCTTCTTCGTACTCATAAGAGCTACTGTACTGCCATGTCATCCATCCTAATGACAACAAAGctaactccatctgctgatgtgAAACAGTTGAAATCTCTGGAAAAGGGGCAATAGCAGACCatgattacatttattcatttagctgacgcttttatccaaagcgacttagaattgctatacatgtcagaggtcaaagacctctggagcaacaagggattaagtgtcctgctcagggacacaatggtggatgggccACAGTGGGGGATAGAACCCGgttctctcacactaaaggcatgtgtcttatccattgtgccatcaccaatattttgtcaaatcaaaatataataaatcatCTTGATAATCCACAGATCATAATCTTTATAAGGACTATTTCTTCTTTAGCAAGTAGCTTGGGCTCAGAAATGTCCGTGGATTATCAAGAGTAACAAGGACATTGTTTCTGGGAAGACAGTTTGCTGCTGAGACTTATGAAAGTCATGTTTCATTGCTTTGAACACCAGAAATGAGATCCTATTCACATCCATTGTGTTGTTTCAGGAGTGGACTATTTGCCACTAGAGATATGgaagaaaatatgtatttttgtaatttgtgttCTTTAAAGATGACTGCATGGTTTTGGCACTGGTATTTTAGATGAAGTTAAAAAGCATGGGATGAGTTGTGTCCACATTCAGTCCTCAGATTACATTAGTATATGTTTTCTGTAtaactctctgtctctgctctctctttATATACCTTAGTGTTCACGTTCCTGCAGCGGTGGCTACCGTGTGCGTGAGGTGCGTTGTCTTGCTGACAACATTGTCCCAAGTGACCGTTGTGACCCCAGTTTGACCCCCGAGAGCCGAGAAGAATGCAACAAACAACCTTGTTTAGCAGAGATAAGTAAGTCTACTGAGCAGTGGTGCTACCGCAGTGCCATTGCACTCAGTGAGTCCATTACAGATGCAGTTGGGTCAGAATTGAAGCAAAAGAtttctctgtgatgctgtcagGTGAAAATG is a window from the Micropterus dolomieu isolate WLL.071019.BEF.003 ecotype Adirondacks unplaced genomic scaffold, ASM2129224v1 scaffold_69, whole genome shotgun sequence genome containing:
- the LOC123967137 gene encoding thrombospondin type-1 domain-containing protein 4-like translates to QTIGPSHSSEEVTSNGIIKEELHPNQVLPDPSSNSDPWPTYTWTKSGRRECSTTCGTGRRQVLWECVEKDSQATVPADLCDPALEPTNREENCNTQSCPPYWDVGEWSECSRSCGPGTQRRQVICRQVTHAHTNGTETSVTVAPELCGTSDRPVTKSTCQLKICSQWEIQSEWSPCSVPCGVGQRSREVVCVSNQGDEEEDEECNMNLKPDTLQNCDMGACASSWFSSLWSQRCSAECGRGNRTRTTVCLIDHVTDLPLESCEGERPPEVTLCDSGPCQNRLEWYTGPWGQCSAECGNGTQTRSVACIFNNNGHMKVVDQLKCSSLSQPITAQPCRLKPCGVQWYITEWSACSRSCSGGYRVREVRCLADNIVPSDRCDPSLTPESREECNKQPCLAEINPSCGDQYHNCMVVVQARLCIYPYYRSVCCASCSQKTYPNAFQKNHIRR